TTGTGCCTCAAAAAGCACAGAGAATAAAAACTCACAATATTCAAAATACAATTCCTTTTTCATCACAAAAAGATTCCACCAACTTAAACATTTTCCCTTTGTAAAAAATACCTTTTGTAATGCCTCTTCATAATGTGGATATTTATTTCTAATAATCTCAAGCACAATATCCAAATCCTTTTGGTGATGGTCTCTTGCATAAATTTCATACTGATTAAAAAATCGTGAAGTCTCCCAACCATAAGAAACGATAATGCGTTTTGAAACAAGAATATCTGCCTTTTTGCAAGCAGATTCTATGTATTGTGGAGAAAGCCCAAAATTGCGCTGAATCTGATGAGGAGAAAGTCTGACTTTATTGACATCATAAGGGTTTTGTAACTGCATTTTCCCTTTAAAGTCAAACACCCGCCGATAATGAAAAAGCCCATAATAATCTGCCTCTAAGTTTTTCCACGCCCAATACATCGCAGTGAGTTCGCAGAAGTAGGGATTGAGCTCACTGATATGCTCTCCATTATTATCATATAAAAGTGGCACTCCTGCCTTATCGCACAAGGTTTGCAAACCGCCTATGGTATATTCACTCGCATTTGCAGCACCAAGCAAAATGGGCTGCAAGACATCATTGCCAATAATAGGGCTTATCTTATGATAACATACGAGAATCTTTATATTCATACTGCACTCCTCTTATCAGACTTTTGCTCAAAGTTTTCTGGCTGTGAAATGTGCGGGGGGGGGGGGGCATAATAGGTTTTTTATATATGCGAAGAAATAAAAAATAATACCGCTCACAATCCGGCGCACTTACTTTGCCAAAGAATTTGCTTTGTTTGTTATAAAGAAGTGTTCCCTTGCATTCATACACATTGAGATTATGCGTGTGCGTATAATAATGAAGCCATACATTAAAGAGCCGCTCACCTAAAAAGCCAAAAATACGCGATTGGTAAGCATCATACGATATATAATCAATCTGCTTTTGCACTGCAAAAAACACATCAAAGAGCCATTCGCAATATGCGAAAAATATCTCTTTACGCCAAATTGCCATATTCCAATAGCACATTTTTGCGCCATTTGTAAAAAGTGTCGCTGTGATAGAATCGCTCATATAGGGATAAGTTTCTTTGATGTAGGCGATTGCCTTATCTAAGTCTTTTATATTATGCCCACCTTTTGCGAAAGCTTCATACGCATTTCTATCTGGGCGCAAAGACAAAGGCTTGGGAATGATTATATCAATATGATGTGTTTGCAAATATGAAGTGATAAAGGCAGAATCAAGGTGGTATTTAGCAATAACGCGACTTTTGGGGACAAAGGCTGACTTAAGACGCCAAAAAAATGTATTTGGCGTGAAATCAAACACCCGCCGATAATGAAACAACCCATAATAATCTGCCTCTAAGTTTTTCCACGCCCAATACATTGCGGTGAGTTCGCAAAAGTAGGGATTGAGTGTGGAGATTTCTTTTTTTAAGCTATGAGTGCCCCCCCCCCCCCGATGATAGAATCGTCCCTAAGAAGTTCTACACCTTGCTTGGCACAAGCAGATTCTAAAGATTCTTGTGTGTGCTTTGGCGCATTTTTCGCCCCTACTAAAATTGGCTGCAACACTTCATTTGCAATGATTGGGCTTGGTTTGTGATAGCAAATTAGAATCTTCACTCTTGGGGATAATGACATAACTTTCTCTACAATATGGATTTATAAAAGGTAGGATTATAAACAAATTTGTCTTAATATTATTTTATACCTCAATCTTTTCTACCAAGTGTAAATTAAAGCCGCTTAGGGCATTATATTCGCCTTTATTCCCACCACAAGAGCTTAAAAGCACAAAATCCTCAATGCCCAATCTTTTAAGAATCTGCGCACCAATGCCAAAATCTTTCATATCGCCACAAGTTTTGGACGTGCTACCATATCCAATTTGAGTATTCAAAAACACCAAATAACCGCCCTTTTCCTTCAATCGCTCTATGCTCTTAAGAAGTGCATTCCATTCTTGTGCGTTTTGCAATAGCTCTAAATCACTGCGCACATTATGGAATCTAATAAGCGGCTTTGCACCTTGAGAGGTAGAATGCGGGATTTGGCAAAATCTAAAGACAATATGTTCGCGTTCCAAATGGTCTATAAAGGTAATTTTTTCGCATTCCACACCCATAAACGCTACACTTTCACGCATAACCTCACGCAGGAGATTCTCAAAATTAAGGCGATATTGAATAATATCTGACACATAAAGAATCTTAAGATTATGTAAAGAGGCAAACTCAAGCAAGAATTTATCCCCGCGCCCCGCCATTGTGCCGTCTTTTTTCATAATCTCACAAATCACGCTAATGGGCGCAACTCCTGCAAGGCGGCAAATATCCACACTTGCCTCTGTATGTCCTGTGCGCACAAGCACCCCGCCCTCTTTGGCGATGAGTGGAAAAATATGCCCGGGACGCACAAAATCGCTCGGCTTAGCATTACTCTCGCACATAAGTTTAATAGTCATATCACGTTCAAAGGCTGAAATGCCTGTTTTTGCGTCTTTTGCGTCAATGGAAATGGTAAAGGCTGTTTCGTGATTGCTATCGTTTTTTTGCACCATTGGGGGCAAATCAAGCTTTTTGGCAATCTCTTGCGTAATAGATACGCAAATAAGTCCCCGCGCCTCTTGTGCCATAAAATTAATTTTTTGAGGGGTGGAGAAGATTCCCGCCATTACCAAATCGCCCTCATTCTCCCTATCCTCATCGTCCATAATAATAATCATTTCGCCTTGCTTAATTGCCTCTATGGCTTCCTTAATGCGTTGCTGATACATTTTTAACCTTTGCATTGCTTTTGGTGCAAATTATATAAAAACAAAATAAATTTCTTTTAGAATCTCTTATTTTAAACATTTCAGTTGAGGAGGAGATAATGAGAATCTACTTTTAGATTCTCATTGTTTGCGATATTTGTGCAAGCGTAGAGAAAAGACACTTAGGCAAGTGTGGCTTTAAGCATCCAAATAGCTTTTTGCAACTCACCTACTTTATCATCAGCATATCCTTGCGTTACATTATCACCGGCTTTTTCAGCCTCGCTTGAAAGATTTTCAAACGCTTTAAGGAAATATTCATAATCAGAAAGAATTGTTTTTAAAACTTCTTTTGAGCTAAAGCTTGTTTTGCTCTCCTCTTTGATTTTGGCAGCTTTTAACATATCTGCAAGTGTTACATAGGGCTTGCTACCGATTTGCAATACGCGCTCTGCAACATCATCAAACACATCGGCGTAATTTTCATAAATCTCTTCAGTAGCTTTATGTGTGGGGTAGAAATCCATACCTTTGACATTCCAATGGAGATTATGCACTTTGACATAAAACACTGCCGCATCAGCTTGAATTTGTTTCAAAATATCTACAACTTTACTCATTTTTAATCCTTAGTCTTAAAATTTTCCCTCACTCCTTATTAAGCTCCCTAATGTTGGGTAAGTGAGGGAATACTCATATTCTAGGATATTGAAGTAACTTCTAAGTAAATATCTTTTCAAAGTATTGCACAAATTTCCCCATTATGCGCATTTTGCTTGGTTTTTTCATAGTATCTCTACTTGACAAACATATATAAACTCATTATAATTACGCCTCTATTTGTTATTGGGGTATCGCCAAGCGGTAAGGCACCTGGTTTTGGTCCAGGCATTCAGAGGTTCGAATCCTTTTACCCCAGCCACTTTCTTCAATAATTTGCAAGATTCTTTGTATTTTTTGAAGCACTTGAAACTCATAGCTTACAACGCGGGATAGAGCAGTCCGGTAGCTCGTTGGGCTCATAACCCAAAGGTCGGGGGTTCAAATCCCTCTCCCGCAACCAAACTTCATAAATTTTGCCCCTGCTTGAAAATTACATAAATATTATGTTAAAATGCGCGTTTATTTTTGTTTTAATCCCAAAAAATGCGCTCATAGCTCAGCTGGATAGAGCAACGGCCTTCTAAGCCGTAGGTCAGAGGTTCGAATCCTCTTGGGCGTACCATATAAAATCAAAGTAGCTACTTCACAATTTTTAAATATCCAAAAAATTATAAAAGCATTGCCAAAAGCCCAAAGCGTCCGGTGATGCCCTCTCTGCGATAGGAGTAGAGATTGTCATTACAACAGCTACAATGAGGGTTTATCTCAATATGTTCTTGCTTAATGCCTAGATTCTCGCATTGTGCTTTTATACACGCAATTAAATCAAGTCTGTTATTTTTTATTACATTTTTATCAAAGCCGAGTTCAAATGCTTCCCTTTGCACCTCTTGACCCACTTCGTAACAGCACATACGAATGGACGCTCCCACATAAACCAGACAATCTGCTGCTTTTGTGCCATAAAGAGTGGTCATTTTTGCAAGAGTTTGTGGCATAATCCCATCAAATACACCCCTACGCCCCGCGTGTATTACTGCCATTACTTTTTTTGTATCATCATAAAGCAAAATTGGATTGCAATCTGCCGCCAATACAAGGCAAGCTCTATAAGGCATATGTGTAATAATTGCATCAGCTTCACCAAGACAAATACTATGAGGAGTTATTGTTTCGTTTCTTACCTCATAAAAATCATCTAAAGAAGATAAAATTTTTTCATCTAAAATTATACTTTGTGTGCTATGTATTTGATTGCAATAATAAAGGGTTGGCATAGTTTTTTGTTTATCCTTTAAAGTAAAAGTTCCTCTCTTCCAAAATTCACTTAGAAGAATATGATGATTACGCTCCACATTCAGTCTTTCATCGCCTACATAATAGCTTAAATTAAGTGCATCAAATATGCCTTCACTTACTCCGCCTAAACGATTGCTCAAGGCAAAATACACACTTTTATCCTTAAAAATATGACTTTGTAAGCTTGTATATAAAAACATAAATTCTCCTGTATATTTTGATAAGAATCAAATCATTTTATTGATGATAATAATAGAATTCTAGCGAGTAATTTCTTAAAGATTCTCACTCAATACAACACAAATAAGGAGGGTTTATGAAACAAGGCAGACAGAAACAGACCCCTCTTATGTCAAGTATTTTCGCTATTCTTCTCATAGCTATCGTCATTATTGCGTGTTATACATTTTGGCACGCCAAAGGAGCTTCTTATCTTAGCAATGATTCTGAAGCGTGCAATAATTGTCATATTATGAATGAAGTTTATAGTGATTATCTTAGCGCTCCTCATTCGCAGAAAATTGCAGGACACCCTCGAGCTACTTGTAATGACTGCCACTTGCCCCACAACTTTGTTTCTAAATGGATTGCCAAAGCTCAAAGCGGTGTAGGGCACGCTTATGCTTTTACATTCAAGCTTGATACATTACCTACCAACTTGAGCGCAAATCAAACAAGTAAGCAAATGGTGCAAAATAATTGTGTGCGTTGTCATATAGAATATGTCCAAAATGCAGTCAATCCTACGACTACACCCGGACATAACAATGCACTAAATTGTGTCTCTTGCCACGAGAGTGCAGGACATAAACGAGGCTTTTAACTTATTTTAAGGAGGAACAGATGCAAAAAAATAAAGGAATGCTACCCATACTTATCGTTGGAGCTGTTATTATTATTGTTGGACTTTTATGGCTTAACCAAGACATTTCATCAAAACAAGCAGAAAATACAGGTGTGATTTCAAAACAGCTTGTAGAGCTTACAGATGAGAATCCTACTTTTGACTTTTGGGGCAAAAATTTCCCTGAATACCTTGATATGTATCTCAAGGTAGAACACGAAACACCAAAATATACAAATTTTGGTGGAAATCTCGCATATTCAAAGTTGATTCGTTATCCACAATTAACAATACTATGGGCTGGGTATCCATTTAGCCTTGATGCAAATGAAGAAAGAGGGCATTTTTGGATACAGGTAGATCAAATGGACACTGCGCGCAACAATAAAGACTTTCTTAATGCGCACGGCTTTGCCAAATTTGGTGGGCAACCTGCAGCTTGTATGAATTGCCATAGTGGTTGGACTCCGTGGCTTATCAAAAATGCAGCAAATGGTGATTTTACCGCATTTAATAGCACAAAATATTGGACAATGATTAAGAATGTCCCCACTCGCAATGGTATTGAAGAAGGTTCTGAAGAGCACAGCGGACCACACGGCGGCAAAAGAATGGGTGTAACTTGTGCAGATTGTCATAACCCTGATGATATGAGTCTAAGAGTAGTTCGCCCTGCTCTTATTAATGCGCTTGTTGATAGAGGTTATCAAAAAGATGCAACACAAGGCATTAAAGCAGATAGAAAAGAAATGAGAACTCTTGTTTGCGCTCAATGCCACGTAGAATATTATTTCAAACCTACCGGAGAAAAAGTGAAGGTAATGGGAGAATCTATTGCGTCTGATTCAAGCAAAAAATGGTGGAATGGCACACAAAAAACTTATGATGAGTTTGAGCATTGGAGAGATGGTAATAAGGCAACGGAAATTGAAGTTGATGGTATCAACCTCACATTCCCTTGGAGTGCGTGGAAAAAAGATGAAGTATTTAGAATTGAAATGTTTGATGAACATTATGACGCAGTGCGCCCGATTTTCAAAGAAGATTGGACACATAAGGAAACTAAAGCACCTATGCTTAAGATTCAACACCCAGAATATGAAATGTTTAGTGGCGGTGTCCATGCAGCCAATGGTGTAAGTTGTGCGGATTGTCATATGCCCTATATAAAAGGTGCAGGTGGCAAGAAAGTAACTCAACACAATGTTACTTCTCCACTCTTTGATATTAACTCTGCGTGTAAAACTTGCCATACTCAATCAGAGGAATATCTTAAAAAGCAAATTGCCGATATTCAAAAATCAGTGGCGTTTGATTTAAGAAGTGCAGAATATGCAACCGTGAGCCTGATTTTTGATATTAAAAAGTTACGAGAAGAGCTTGGCAAACTCCCTACATATCAAAGTGAGGGCAAACCTGATGAAGCTAAAATCTCAAAAGCTCTTGCAGAGCCACTTGAACTTCATCGCCGCGGACAAATGAGAGGAGATTTTGTTGGAGCAGAAAACTCTACAGGATTCCATAATCCGCGTGAAGCAAGCCGTATGCTCCTTCAAGCTGTAGAAATGGCACGAATGGGGCAAACAAAATGCGTTGAGATTGCAAATGCAAATGGCATTAAAGGCTTTAAATCTTCTCATCTTGGATTTGATGAGATTCAGAAGTTTAATCCCGGAGAGATTGTATATAAAATTGATCTTAATGGACATACTGCAGGAGAACGTTATTATAAACATCACGAAATCAATGGTGAAGCACCCCAAGAGCTTTTAGAGCTTGACAAAAATACAAAGCCTTATAATTTTAGTGAAGTTGATAAAATCTCTGCAAGTGCCAAAAGCATAAAATAATCTTTCTTCCCTAGCCTCCATTTAAAATGGAGGCTAGGATTCTTCCTCTTGTGTTGAAACATTTATGTTATAATCACTCTATCTTGCCTCAAAGGAATCGCGATGAAAAAGTTAATTGCCATCATATTGGGTGTCGGTGCGCTCGTTGCCATAGGTTTAGGTATCGCTCTCTCACTCAAAAGCAAAGAAATTAAAGCACATTTAGAACAAACACTCAATGAAAACTTTGAAAGGATTATGGCAAATGATGCTTTGCTTAAAAGCTGGAAACCTTTTGTATGTGAAGGACTGATTAGAGTTAGCTGTTATAGCAAAGAAATGATTTTGGGTGAAAAAGATAAAGAGGGAATCTTTACACTCCATAATGCGGGATTTGATATTCATTCAATAGACAATAGCTCTCTTCAGGCTTCTTTTAAGATTAAAGATATTAAATGGAATCCAATAGAGCAAGCACAGGAAGAAGAGTTAGAATTAGCAAATCTTATGTCATCATCTATGCCTAAAAAACTTGAATGTGATGTTGCCCTAAAGCGAAATGAAGATAAATTATCTGAAAACATACAATGCAATATGAAAG
Above is a genomic segment from Helicobacter sp. MIT 21-1697 containing:
- a CDS encoding DUF4422 domain-containing protein, whose translation is MNIKILVCYHKISPIIGNDVLQPILLGAANASEYTIGGLQTLCDKAGVPLLYDNNGEHISELNPYFCELTAMYWAWKNLEADYYGLFHYRRVFDFKGKMQLQNPYDVNKVRLSPHQIQRNFGLSPQYIESACKKADILVSKRIIVSYGWETSRFFNQYEIYARDHHQKDLDIVLEIIRNKYPHYEEALQKVFFTKGKCLSWWNLFVMKKELYFEYCEFLFSVLFEAQKRIDIQYYTPYQQRIYGFLAERLLNVFLVYKDLTSPARIEKYPAWFLKDAHPWLGWVVEGNVRRFYVCKLRVIKQYL
- a CDS encoding DUF4422 domain-containing protein; the protein is MSTLNPYFCELTAMYWAWKNLEADYYGLFHYRRVFDFTPNTFFWRLKSAFVPKSRVIAKYHLDSAFITSYLQTHHIDIIIPKPLSLRPDRNAYEAFAKGGHNIKDLDKAIAYIKETYPYMSDSITATLFTNGAKMCYWNMAIWRKEIFFAYCEWLFDVFFAVQKQIDYISYDAYQSRIFGFLGERLFNVWLHYYTHTHNLNVYECKGTLLYNKQSKFFGKVSAPDCERYYFLFLRIYKKPIMPPPPRTFHSQKTLSKSLIRGVQYEYKDSRMLS
- a CDS encoding bifunctional 3,4-dihydroxy-2-butanone 4-phosphate synthase/GTP cyclohydrolase II is translated as MYQQRIKEAIEAIKQGEMIIIMDDEDRENEGDLVMAGIFSTPQKINFMAQEARGLICVSITQEIAKKLDLPPMVQKNDSNHETAFTISIDAKDAKTGISAFERDMTIKLMCESNAKPSDFVRPGHIFPLIAKEGGVLVRTGHTEASVDICRLAGVAPISVICEIMKKDGTMAGRGDKFLLEFASLHNLKILYVSDIIQYRLNFENLLREVMRESVAFMGVECEKITFIDHLEREHIVFRFCQIPHSTSQGAKPLIRFHNVRSDLELLQNAQEWNALLKSIERLKEKGGYLVFLNTQIGYGSTSKTCGDMKDFGIGAQILKRLGIEDFVLLSSCGGNKGEYNALSGFNLHLVEKIEV
- a CDS encoding Dps family protein yields the protein MSKVVDILKQIQADAAVFYVKVHNLHWNVKGMDFYPTHKATEEIYENYADVFDDVAERVLQIGSKPYVTLADMLKAAKIKEESKTSFSSKEVLKTILSDYEYFLKAFENLSSEAEKAGDNVTQGYADDKVGELQKAIWMLKATLA
- a CDS encoding polyphenol oxidase family protein gives rise to the protein MFLYTSLQSHIFKDKSVYFALSNRLGGVSEGIFDALNLSYYVGDERLNVERNHHILLSEFWKRGTFTLKDKQKTMPTLYYCNQIHSTQSIILDEKILSSLDDFYEVRNETITPHSICLGEADAIITHMPYRACLVLAADCNPILLYDDTKKVMAVIHAGRRGVFDGIMPQTLAKMTTLYGTKAADCLVYVGASIRMCCYEVGQEVQREAFELGFDKNVIKNNRLDLIACIKAQCENLGIKQEHIEINPHCSCCNDNLYSYRREGITGRFGLLAMLL
- the nrfH gene encoding cytochrome c nitrite reductase small subunit, producing MKQGRQKQTPLMSSIFAILLIAIVIIACYTFWHAKGASYLSNDSEACNNCHIMNEVYSDYLSAPHSQKIAGHPRATCNDCHLPHNFVSKWIAKAQSGVGHAYAFTFKLDTLPTNLSANQTSKQMVQNNCVRCHIEYVQNAVNPTTTPGHNNALNCVSCHESAGHKRGF
- a CDS encoding ammonia-forming cytochrome c nitrite reductase subunit c552, with translation MQKNKGMLPILIVGAVIIIVGLLWLNQDISSKQAENTGVISKQLVELTDENPTFDFWGKNFPEYLDMYLKVEHETPKYTNFGGNLAYSKLIRYPQLTILWAGYPFSLDANEERGHFWIQVDQMDTARNNKDFLNAHGFAKFGGQPAACMNCHSGWTPWLIKNAANGDFTAFNSTKYWTMIKNVPTRNGIEEGSEEHSGPHGGKRMGVTCADCHNPDDMSLRVVRPALINALVDRGYQKDATQGIKADRKEMRTLVCAQCHVEYYFKPTGEKVKVMGESIASDSSKKWWNGTQKTYDEFEHWRDGNKATEIEVDGINLTFPWSAWKKDEVFRIEMFDEHYDAVRPIFKEDWTHKETKAPMLKIQHPEYEMFSGGVHAANGVSCADCHMPYIKGAGGKKVTQHNVTSPLFDINSACKTCHTQSEEYLKKQIADIQKSVAFDLRSAEYATVSLIFDIKKLREELGKLPTYQSEGKPDEAKISKALAEPLELHRRGQMRGDFVGAENSTGFHNPREASRMLLQAVEMARMGQTKCVEIANANGIKGFKSSHLGFDEIQKFNPGEIVYKIDLNGHTAGERYYKHHEINGEAPQELLELDKNTKPYNFSEVDKISASAKSIK